In uncultured Desulfobacter sp., one DNA window encodes the following:
- a CDS encoding Xaa-Pro peptidase family protein, which translates to MIDKLLPLDLTPEAEISRRIQALKKQMAQVGIDGVFLTHRPDYYYFSGSAQDAWLYVTMAHEPLLFVKRYLPRAVAESPLAQIVPVHSVTEIPQIIKDTHGDFPKTMGISFDLVPVRDFRFYQSLFFGCTWQDASPLIMSCRAIKSEYELGVMQEVAKISSRVFDFIAETFEPGIRETDLAGRIEAFARTQGHSGRLQTRHYRSVGFTFHIMGGESGGQSGALDSPVCGTGMYTAFPFGAGTRVIGKNDPVLIDLGTMAFGYHMDESRMFVAGKMTGQADAASQAAIDILLHVKDAMKPGVAMKTIFQSAVTMADRLGYGEQFLGLSGFKSKFLGHGIGLELVEDPIISKGRSTALEPGMVFAVEPKFIFKDRFAAGIESVILITETGSRFLSIVSNKVFAI; encoded by the coding sequence ATGATAGATAAACTTTTGCCCCTGGATCTGACCCCTGAAGCAGAAATCAGCCGGCGGATACAGGCCCTGAAAAAGCAGATGGCCCAGGTCGGTATAGACGGCGTCTTTTTGACCCACAGACCTGATTATTACTACTTCAGCGGTTCAGCCCAGGATGCCTGGCTATACGTAACCATGGCGCATGAGCCCCTGTTATTTGTCAAAAGATACCTTCCCCGGGCTGTTGCCGAAAGTCCGCTGGCCCAGATTGTCCCGGTTCACTCCGTCACGGAGATCCCCCAGATCATCAAAGACACCCACGGCGATTTTCCAAAAACCATGGGCATCTCCTTTGACCTTGTTCCGGTCAGGGATTTCAGGTTTTATCAATCGTTATTTTTTGGTTGTACCTGGCAGGATGCAAGCCCGCTGATCATGTCTTGCCGGGCAATAAAATCAGAATATGAGCTTGGTGTGATGCAGGAGGTGGCAAAAATATCCAGCCGGGTATTTGACTTTATTGCCGAGACCTTTGAACCCGGCATTCGGGAAACAGACCTGGCCGGCCGCATTGAGGCCTTTGCCAGGACCCAGGGGCACTCGGGCCGTCTTCAAACCCGCCACTACAGATCTGTTGGGTTTACCTTCCATATCATGGGCGGTGAAAGCGGAGGACAGTCCGGCGCCCTTGATTCTCCGGTATGCGGTACCGGCATGTACACCGCCTTTCCCTTTGGTGCAGGCACCCGGGTTATTGGAAAAAATGATCCGGTACTCATTGATCTGGGTACCATGGCCTTTGGCTATCACATGGATGAATCCCGGATGTTTGTGGCCGGAAAAATGACTGGCCAGGCAGATGCCGCAAGTCAGGCAGCCATTGATATTCTTTTACACGTCAAGGACGCCATGAAGCCTGGTGTTGCCATGAAAACGATTTTTCAGTCAGCCGTGACCATGGCGGACAGGCTTGGATATGGGGAACAATTTTTAGGGCTTTCCGGCTTTAAGTCCAAATTTTTAGGACATGGCATCGGCCTTGAACTGGTGGAGGACCCCATCATTTCAAAGGGCAGAAGCACAGCGCTTGAACCGGGAATGGTGTTTGCGGTGGAGCCGAAATTCATTTTCAAAGACCGGTTTGCTGCAGGTATAGAAAGCGTCATCCTCATAACGGAAACCGGCAGCCGGTTTTTAAGCATAGTCTCCAACAAGGTGTTTGCGATCTAA
- a CDS encoding 4Fe-4S dicluster domain-containing protein has translation MTDLYKKLALHLDKMPAGFPATDSGVEVKILERLFTQDEAAIVLGLNMWPEPVPVIAERLSMAPEHLGDTLMAMSKKGLIFRAGKEASPSYMAIQFVIGIWEFNLNRLNTGLIRDVNEYLPQYMKKSWLKYKTKQLRVIPVSKTVTVDLATMPYETAEEIISKQKKIVVSDCICRKEHDMVGQPCDYPREVCLTFGSGAYYYEGNGLGRGIDVEEALAILEKGRQAGLVLQPGNAKDPGNICMCCGCCCQVLANLKTLEQPAKAVHSNYFAQVDADECVGCEACMDRCHMDAINMDDTAAMVNFDRCIGCGVCVPVCPSGAIALVKKQETDQYDPPANTFETYLTMAQERGNI, from the coding sequence ATGACCGATCTTTACAAAAAACTGGCCCTGCATCTGGATAAAATGCCGGCAGGCTTTCCGGCAACAGATTCCGGTGTTGAAGTGAAAATTCTTGAACGGCTTTTTACACAAGATGAGGCCGCTATTGTGCTTGGGCTGAACATGTGGCCGGAACCCGTGCCGGTTATTGCCGAACGTCTGTCAATGGCCCCTGAACACTTAGGCGACACACTCATGGCGATGTCTAAAAAAGGCCTGATTTTCAGGGCCGGCAAAGAGGCTTCTCCGTCATATATGGCCATTCAGTTTGTGATCGGTATCTGGGAATTTAATCTCAATCGCCTCAATACGGGCCTGATCAGGGACGTGAATGAATATCTGCCCCAATATATGAAAAAAAGCTGGCTGAAATATAAAACCAAACAACTGCGTGTCATTCCGGTGTCAAAAACGGTGACCGTGGATCTGGCCACCATGCCCTATGAGACCGCCGAAGAGATTATTTCTAAACAAAAGAAAATTGTGGTCAGTGACTGCATCTGCCGCAAGGAGCATGACATGGTGGGCCAACCCTGTGATTATCCCAGGGAGGTGTGCCTCACGTTCGGTTCCGGGGCCTACTATTATGAAGGAAACGGCCTGGGCCGGGGCATTGATGTGGAAGAAGCGTTAGCCATCCTTGAAAAAGGGCGTCAAGCAGGGTTGGTGCTTCAACCGGGCAACGCAAAGGATCCGGGTAATATCTGTATGTGCTGTGGGTGCTGCTGTCAGGTGCTGGCGAACTTGAAAACGCTTGAACAACCGGCAAAGGCCGTGCATTCCAACTATTTTGCCCAGGTTGATGCGGATGAATGTGTGGGGTGTGAAGCCTGTATGGATCGCTGTCATATGGATGCCATTAACATGGATGACACGGCGGCGATGGTCAATTTTGACCGGTGTATCGGCTGCGGGGTGTGCGTGCCGGTCTGTCCGTCCGGGGCCATTGCTTTGGTTAAAAAGCAGGAGACAGATCAATATGATCCGCCTGCAAATACGTTCGAAACATATTTGACTATGGCCCAGGAAAGAGGAAACATTTAG
- a CDS encoding AEC family transporter: MIILNTLFPLLAMMALGYMLKRRGMTSNEFLNTLDKLVYYIFFPVMLFWKTAKSTGTDASGTMLLLAVLTTVFLASVLSYLYIRTTKMPNKSIGSFFQASFRFNTYIGMATVLTVLGEEGIRLFSILIGCLIPVINVLSVSVMIWHSGSTPSMVQRLHILLRALISNPLIIGCAAGLLLSGSGYRVPAFIDNFLALVASMTLPLALISMGGTLTFAGISKHWPNALAASAIKLLIMPVTGYYMLILFCVSDTAFKTGMIYFCLPTSTAIAVLSAQLNSDVELASTAVMISTLLSFISLSVALIL, translated from the coding sequence ATGATAATACTCAACACCCTGTTCCCCCTGCTTGCCATGATGGCATTGGGATATATGCTCAAGCGCCGGGGCATGACATCAAATGAATTTTTAAACACTCTTGATAAATTGGTGTACTATATTTTTTTCCCGGTTATGCTTTTCTGGAAAACTGCCAAGTCCACCGGCACGGACGCATCCGGCACCATGCTTCTTCTGGCCGTACTTACCACTGTTTTTCTGGCTTCGGTGCTTTCTTATTTGTACATACGAACAACAAAAATGCCGAACAAATCAATTGGATCGTTTTTCCAGGCCTCATTCCGATTCAACACCTATATCGGCATGGCCACTGTCCTTACCGTTCTCGGTGAAGAGGGTATTCGGCTGTTCAGCATCCTTATCGGCTGTCTGATTCCTGTTATCAATGTGCTCTCGGTTTCCGTTATGATCTGGCATTCAGGCAGCACCCCATCCATGGTTCAACGCCTGCATATTTTGCTGCGGGCACTGATATCCAATCCGCTGATCATCGGATGTGCTGCAGGCTTGCTTTTATCCGGTTCCGGATATCGTGTGCCTGCATTTATCGATAACTTTCTTGCCCTGGTAGCCTCCATGACGCTTCCCCTTGCCTTGATCTCCATGGGCGGAACCCTCACGTTTGCGGGCATTTCAAAGCATTGGCCCAATGCTCTGGCGGCTTCGGCCATCAAACTCTTGATAATGCCGGTCACAGGCTATTACATGCTTATACTGTTCTGCGTATCTGATACAGCCTTCAAAACAGGCATGATTTATTTCTGCCTGCCCACTTCCACAGCCATTGCCGTTTTGTCAGCACAGCTCAACTCAGATGTAGAGCTTGCATCCACAGCAGTGATGATCTCAACATTACTCTCCTTTATTTCACTGTCTGTGGCACTAATTTTATAG
- a CDS encoding TetR/AcrR family transcriptional regulator, with amino-acid sequence MGRKSISHIRKPEILRHTYKVVEEEGFKGMTIGKIAKRMGVNSGLLIHYFKSKEGLIMEMVDFLYETSMNNYLKELETLTSPKERMDTLLGILFDAGGTWPQRDAVFWSCYAMGFRDENIRERIQDMMLKFIEFGIKEIAGWEETGLASVENRKRASAKIFALSEGFGIVKNSLDDPKLIQEVADFFKNTTLQILNCKSSSDKE; translated from the coding sequence ATGGGAAGAAAAAGCATATCTCATATCAGAAAACCTGAAATACTGAGACATACCTACAAGGTAGTGGAAGAAGAAGGCTTTAAAGGTATGACCATCGGTAAAATTGCAAAACGCATGGGCGTCAATTCAGGTCTGCTTATTCATTACTTCAAAAGTAAAGAAGGTCTGATCATGGAAATGGTAGATTTTCTTTATGAAACTTCCATGAATAATTATCTAAAGGAGTTGGAGACGCTCACCAGCCCTAAGGAGCGTATGGATACCCTGCTGGGAATCCTTTTTGATGCCGGCGGCACATGGCCCCAGCGGGATGCGGTGTTCTGGTCCTGCTATGCCATGGGATTCAGGGATGAGAATATCAGAGAAAGAATCCAGGACATGATGCTTAAATTCATTGAATTCGGCATTAAGGAGATCGCAGGCTGGGAAGAGACAGGGCTGGCCAGTGTAGAAAATAGAAAGCGGGCCTCTGCCAAAATTTTTGCCCTGTCAGAGGGCTTTGGTATTGTGAAAAATTCACTGGATGATCCCAAGCTCATTCAGGAGGTTGCAGACTTTTTTAAAAATACCACTTTGCAAATCTTAAATTGCAAATCATCATCAGATAAAGAGTAG
- the surE gene encoding 5'/3'-nucleotidase SurE: MKILVTNDDGYQAPGIRALFNALKSEHEVILAAPDMEKSAVGHGITLHTPLKHQKVRLGHNDFGHAVAGNPADCVKLALFDICDQTPDLVISGINAGSNTGVNINYSGTVGAAREAAINGIPAIAVSIQYGDDMDFLGMASYTASILEKAMALDLPPGVFLNINAPAVSFDRIAGTKVTSQADNNLINRFDRRQNPRDLTYYWYASMKQTKACDGSDDGALLENFISITPLQCDMTAHAAMDMIAKADF, encoded by the coding sequence ATGAAAATATTAGTGACGAACGACGACGGATACCAGGCCCCGGGCATTCGCGCTCTGTTCAATGCATTAAAATCAGAGCATGAGGTAATTTTGGCAGCCCCGGACATGGAAAAAAGCGCCGTGGGACACGGCATCACCCTGCATACACCGCTGAAACACCAAAAAGTGCGGTTGGGACACAATGACTTTGGCCATGCGGTTGCCGGAAACCCGGCCGACTGCGTGAAGCTGGCCCTGTTCGATATCTGTGACCAGACACCGGACCTTGTAATTTCAGGGATCAATGCCGGGTCCAATACAGGGGTAAACATCAACTATTCGGGTACCGTGGGCGCTGCCCGGGAAGCGGCCATTAACGGAATTCCTGCCATTGCCGTTTCTATCCAGTACGGTGATGATATGGACTTTTTGGGTATGGCAAGCTACACGGCTTCCATTCTGGAGAAAGCCATGGCCCTGGATCTTCCTCCGGGGGTTTTTTTAAACATCAATGCGCCGGCCGTTTCCTTTGACCGGATCGCCGGTACAAAGGTCACATCCCAGGCGGATAACAACCTGATCAATAGATTCGACCGCCGCCAGAATCCCAGGGATCTGACATATTACTGGTACGCCAGCATGAAACAAACAAAGGCTTGTGACGGCTCTGATGACGGTGCTCTGCTTGAAAACTTTATCTCCATCACACCGCTGCAATGCGATATGACTGCCCACGCCGCCATGGATATGATCGCAAAGGCTGATTTTTAA
- a CDS encoding MFS transporter, with product MTTPDNNSIESSEFQASRVTTIAFAHFVHDIYTSFLAPLLPLIIEKLSITLSQAGLLSTVMQIPSLANPFIGLFADNKGLARWLVILAPTLTAIPMSFIGIAPSYGMLLVLVFVAGISVSLFHVPAPVTVARYSGRYKGRGMSFFMTGGELARTMGPILAVAGVSYLGLAQFHFVLALALATSVLLFIALEPSQESIKAKRRGSLTQAYKEIRHVLNPLAGILSARAMMHGSMGMFLTVYVEQATGSLWLGGTALTLYEATGVAGILSAGTLSDRLGRRRVLFWALTVAPVTILLFATTTGVIQIVSLLITGFTVLSTTPVMLALVQENAKESPAAANGLFMMLSFAVRSIAVVIAGALADAFGLDMMFIISALAGFTAIPFLIKLKK from the coding sequence ATGACAACACCAGATAATAATTCAATAGAATCTTCTGAATTTCAGGCTTCCAGGGTCACCACCATTGCATTTGCCCATTTTGTCCATGATATTTACACAAGCTTTCTTGCGCCCTTGCTGCCCCTGATCATTGAAAAGCTTTCCATCACCCTGAGCCAGGCAGGCCTTTTATCCACGGTGATGCAGATCCCATCCCTGGCCAATCCGTTCATTGGTCTGTTTGCCGACAACAAGGGACTTGCCCGGTGGCTGGTGATCCTGGCCCCGACCCTGACAGCTATTCCCATGAGCTTCATAGGCATTGCGCCGTCCTATGGCATGCTGCTGGTCCTTGTTTTTGTGGCCGGTATCTCGGTATCCCTGTTCCATGTCCCTGCTCCGGTAACGGTGGCGAGGTATTCGGGCAGATATAAAGGACGGGGCATGAGTTTTTTCATGACCGGCGGTGAGCTTGCAAGGACAATGGGCCCCATCCTTGCCGTTGCCGGGGTCTCTTACCTGGGCCTGGCCCAGTTCCATTTTGTCCTGGCCCTGGCCCTGGCCACCTCCGTGCTGTTGTTCATCGCCCTGGAACCGTCCCAGGAGTCTATAAAAGCAAAACGTCGGGGATCTTTAACCCAGGCATATAAAGAAATCCGGCATGTGCTCAATCCCCTGGCGGGCATTCTTTCGGCCCGGGCCATGATGCACGGCTCCATGGGTATGTTTTTGACCGTATATGTGGAACAGGCCACAGGTTCGTTGTGGCTGGGCGGCACGGCGCTGACCCTGTATGAGGCCACAGGCGTTGCAGGCATCCTCTCAGCGGGGACCCTGTCCGATCGTTTAGGGCGAAGGCGTGTACTATTCTGGGCCTTGACCGTAGCCCCTGTGACTATTTTACTATTTGCCACAACCACGGGGGTGATCCAGATCGTTTCGCTTTTGATAACAGGATTCACCGTATTGTCAACCACCCCTGTCATGCTGGCCCTGGTCCAGGAGAATGCCAAGGAGAGCCCGGCCGCCGCCAATGGTCTTTTCATGATGCTCTCCTTTGCCGTAAGATCCATCGCTGTTGTGATTGCAGGAGCTCTGGCAGATGCATTTGGCCTGGACATGATGTTTATCATATCTGCCCTGGCAGGTTTCACGGCAATTCCGTTTCTCATCAAATTAAAAAAATAA
- a CDS encoding DUF4438 domain-containing protein: MLKTNKDKVVEMFLACKPGMPRAGAGWKVDHKGNPFLLPGIGGITLNVQAGDSAFGLAGDHIEPGVSCTANMEKPNDFPNNTLQLFSCVGNQAKIISGDAQGDTGVVIGHHGGSEHVIVEFPRKTKEKMSYDDKILIRAKGQGLALTDYPGIKLFNLDPDLLEKMNIVEKGTGVLQVPVTTIVPAPCMGSGVGRAHVGAGDYDVMTSDPDTVKKYNLDKIRFGDFVALMDHDNSYGRAYVQGAISIGIVVHSDCLLAGHGPGVSTLLTCTTPKIEPIIDPAANIADLLGIGSAAGGDA; the protein is encoded by the coding sequence ATGTTAAAAACAAACAAAGATAAAGTGGTTGAAATGTTTCTGGCCTGTAAACCCGGCATGCCCCGGGCAGGGGCCGGCTGGAAAGTGGATCATAAGGGAAATCCTTTTCTTTTGCCCGGTATCGGCGGCATCACCCTCAATGTCCAGGCCGGGGATTCTGCCTTCGGTCTTGCCGGCGATCATATCGAACCCGGGGTATCCTGCACGGCCAATATGGAAAAACCCAATGATTTTCCCAATAATACCCTGCAGCTGTTCTCCTGTGTGGGCAACCAGGCGAAAATCATTTCCGGGGACGCCCAGGGGGACACCGGCGTGGTCATTGGCCACCATGGCGGTTCCGAACATGTGATTGTGGAGTTCCCCAGAAAAACAAAAGAGAAGATGAGTTATGACGACAAGATTCTAATCCGGGCCAAAGGACAGGGACTGGCCCTGACCGATTACCCCGGAATCAAGCTGTTCAACCTGGATCCGGACCTGCTGGAAAAGATGAATATTGTTGAAAAAGGGACAGGTGTGCTCCAGGTCCCGGTAACCACCATCGTGCCTGCACCCTGCATGGGATCAGGTGTTGGCCGGGCCCATGTAGGGGCCGGCGATTACGATGTTATGACCTCGGATCCGGATACCGTGAAAAAATACAACCTGGATAAAATCAGATTTGGGGATTTTGTGGCCCTCATGGACCATGACAATTCCTATGGCAGGGCCTATGTTCAGGGCGCGATTTCCATTGGTATTGTGGTGCATTCAGACTGCCTGCTGGCCGGCCACGGCCCGGGAGTCTCCACACTGTTGACCTGTACAACTCCGAAAATTGAACCAATAATTGATCCTGCTGCCAATATCGCCGATCTTCTGGGTATCGGCAGCGCGGCAGGTGGAGACGCATAA